The proteins below are encoded in one region of Reichenbachiella sp. 5M10:
- a CDS encoding DMT family transporter, whose amino-acid sequence MNQYILYLLALVGGIFLAAQGGLNAHLGVWLRHPLLASVVAFVSSSVFAVLMTLVGVKTYPTIDQLKEVPIYLWFAGGFCSVVGISLYYYTIPKLGVSTMISFGLCGQLIFAVIAGHFGWLSLPIEPISMKRIAGLLAMMGGIFLINWT is encoded by the coding sequence ACTCGTCGGAGGGATTTTCTTGGCTGCCCAGGGTGGTCTCAATGCCCACCTAGGCGTATGGCTTAGACACCCACTGTTGGCATCCGTAGTGGCCTTTGTCAGCAGCAGTGTTTTTGCCGTGCTCATGACACTCGTAGGGGTCAAGACATATCCTACCATCGATCAGTTGAAAGAAGTACCCATTTATTTATGGTTTGCAGGAGGGTTTTGTAGTGTAGTAGGCATCAGCTTGTACTATTATACGATCCCTAAATTAGGTGTGTCGACGATGATATCCTTTGGGCTGTGTGGACAGTTGATCTTTGCAGTCATCGCAGGGCATTTTGGCTGGCTTAGCCTACCCATAGAGCCGATATCTATGAAAAGGATCGCAGGTTTGCTTGCGATGATGGGAGGGATTTTTTTGATCAATTGGACATGA
- a CDS encoding GNAT family N-acetyltransferase codes for MAKTTAQNILNLTSLWEEAGHFKESFVSSSGYSHVACDDLFWPNRLWFRDDLDQETLKRAKESVFAESPNLIVPYWDIYGSDSEQMLAQNGFVKLFEQTGMLLKLDEIYEEQVDVKIAQVSTREEAITWGKLFVAAFGYEIHPDLVMHTHSKIHYYVAYYRNQAIGTAITYQTGDVTGIHAMGIAPVGRRKGLANQLMKRLLCIATQNGSQYVTLQASEMGRGLYLSLGFEEQFKLKNYQLAIK; via the coding sequence ATGGCTAAAACAACTGCTCAAAATATACTTAACCTGACTTCTTTATGGGAAGAGGCGGGACACTTCAAAGAAAGTTTTGTTTCTTCGTCAGGGTACAGTCATGTGGCATGTGACGATTTGTTTTGGCCCAATCGACTGTGGTTTCGTGATGATTTGGATCAAGAAACACTGAAACGAGCCAAGGAAAGTGTTTTCGCTGAATCCCCTAATCTCATCGTACCCTATTGGGATATTTATGGCAGTGATTCGGAGCAAATGCTGGCGCAAAATGGGTTTGTCAAACTCTTTGAACAAACAGGGATGTTACTGAAACTGGATGAGATCTATGAAGAACAAGTAGATGTGAAAATTGCGCAGGTTTCGACGAGGGAGGAGGCGATCACATGGGGCAAGCTGTTTGTTGCTGCTTTTGGGTATGAAATTCACCCTGACTTAGTGATGCATACGCATTCAAAGATTCACTACTACGTGGCATACTATCGAAATCAGGCCATTGGCACAGCGATTACTTATCAGACAGGAGATGTGACGGGAATCCATGCCATGGGGATAGCACCGGTAGGACGTAGAAAAGGACTCGCAAACCAACTGATGAAACGACTGCTTTGCATTGCTACACAAAATGGCAGTCAGTACGTCACACTGCAAGCCTCTGAGATGGGCAGAGGCCTATACCTCAGTCTAGGGTTCGAAGAACAGTTCAAACTAAAGAATTACCAATTGGCCATCAAATAG
- a CDS encoding sialate O-acetylesterase, whose protein sequence is MMKKHFILSLLLLFILFGVSQAEIRLPKLVSNGMVLQRDTPLKIWGWADPSEDITVRFKGKKYTTTTSATGEWSVTMRATKAGGPYTMQIQGKDDSITLSNLLVGDVWMCAGQSNMVHYLGVHQQRYRQEIAEANYPEIRQFLVPTNPQLQGTATDIPQGEWKEANPENVLKFSVVAYFFAKNLYDQYQVPIGLINASVGGTPIEAWISEEGFEPFPSITKTLTQNKDTAYVNQKNRIAQKYRAAAPPQPQDDGLTASTPWYDLSYKPTHWHNINIPGYWEDQGIRNLDGAVWYRREIDIPASMTGVATKIFMGRIIDADQIYINGTQVGGKTYKYPQRIYDIPVGLLKTGKNLITIRVVNYGGKGGFVPDKPYYLATENDTLDLKGTWQYKVSQVFRPKAPQPSGVSAQHQPTALYNGMVVPFTQSPIKGIVWYQGESNGGNPQAYEKLMETLIQDWRTKWNDSNLPFLYAQLPDYMDVDYLPTESNWAELREAQRLALDVPNTAMAVTLGLGEWNDVHPDNKKPVGDRLALAAKALAYDDKKVVYSGPMFRSASVEGSQVTLSFDHVGSGLISQDGEALRWFALAGVDQNYVWADAKIENNQIVLSSDEINQPIYVRYAWQDNPMDVNFYNQEGLPASPFQTQLTDALWFGKKATVVLTYDDALNVHLDNALPVLDSLGLKATFYISADAPGFKYRTYEWKKAAQNGHELGNHTLYHPCLGGDGRAWVSDDNDLRNYSVPQMVREIDMTNLMLQTLDGKSKRTYAYTCGDKETGEGSFVKEIEGKFVALRGVQSGLNHLGTLDMTDLRCNSIVDTPASDMIAWAEQAKKENAMLILLFHGVGGEHSLNAALADHKEFLEYLQANKDDLWITTLEDAAKHILKQQKK, encoded by the coding sequence ATGATGAAAAAGCATTTTATTCTAAGTCTCCTATTACTATTTATACTATTTGGGGTATCCCAAGCGGAGATCCGTCTACCCAAACTCGTGAGCAATGGCATGGTACTCCAGCGCGATACGCCCCTCAAAATCTGGGGATGGGCAGACCCTAGCGAAGACATCACCGTCCGGTTCAAGGGTAAGAAATATACCACTACCACCAGTGCTACAGGAGAATGGTCCGTCACGATGCGCGCAACCAAAGCAGGTGGTCCCTACACCATGCAAATCCAAGGAAAAGACGACTCCATCACACTCTCCAACCTCCTCGTAGGAGATGTATGGATGTGTGCAGGACAATCCAACATGGTGCACTACCTCGGCGTACATCAGCAACGATACCGACAGGAGATCGCGGAAGCTAACTACCCCGAAATCCGTCAATTCCTCGTCCCTACCAACCCTCAGTTGCAGGGAACAGCGACGGATATTCCACAAGGAGAATGGAAAGAAGCCAATCCCGAAAATGTATTGAAATTCTCTGTGGTGGCCTACTTCTTTGCCAAGAACCTTTACGATCAGTACCAAGTACCTATCGGTCTGATCAACGCCAGTGTGGGCGGTACTCCGATTGAGGCATGGATCAGCGAAGAGGGATTCGAGCCCTTCCCCTCCATCACCAAGACGCTCACCCAAAACAAAGACACAGCCTACGTCAATCAGAAAAATCGTATCGCACAAAAATACCGAGCAGCTGCCCCTCCACAACCACAGGACGATGGGCTCACCGCCTCTACACCATGGTATGACCTTAGCTACAAGCCCACCCATTGGCACAACATCAACATCCCCGGCTACTGGGAAGACCAAGGCATCCGCAACCTAGACGGTGCGGTATGGTACCGTCGAGAGATCGATATCCCTGCCTCGATGACAGGCGTAGCGACCAAAATATTCATGGGCAGAATCATCGATGCGGATCAGATCTACATCAATGGTACCCAAGTAGGTGGCAAGACCTACAAATACCCTCAACGCATCTACGATATTCCTGTGGGACTACTAAAAACGGGCAAAAACCTCATCACGATCCGAGTCGTGAACTATGGTGGCAAAGGCGGTTTCGTACCTGACAAGCCCTACTACCTCGCTACCGAAAACGACACCCTAGACCTCAAAGGCACATGGCAGTACAAAGTCAGTCAGGTGTTTCGTCCAAAAGCTCCTCAGCCCTCTGGGGTATCCGCACAGCACCAGCCCACTGCTCTCTACAATGGCATGGTGGTTCCCTTCACCCAGAGCCCTATCAAGGGAATCGTCTGGTACCAAGGAGAAAGCAATGGCGGCAATCCCCAAGCCTACGAAAAACTCATGGAGACGCTGATCCAAGATTGGAGAACCAAATGGAACGACAGCAACCTGCCCTTCCTCTATGCACAGCTCCCCGATTACATGGATGTAGACTACCTCCCTACCGAGAGCAACTGGGCTGAACTAAGAGAAGCACAGCGACTGGCTCTCGATGTACCCAATACCGCCATGGCTGTCACGCTAGGCTTAGGCGAATGGAACGACGTACATCCAGACAACAAGAAACCGGTCGGAGACCGTCTCGCACTAGCTGCCAAAGCACTAGCTTATGATGACAAAAAAGTCGTCTACTCAGGACCGATGTTTCGGTCTGCGTCAGTAGAGGGCAGTCAGGTGACGCTTTCCTTTGATCATGTCGGCAGTGGATTGATCTCTCAGGATGGCGAAGCGCTGAGGTGGTTTGCACTGGCGGGGGTTGATCAAAACTATGTTTGGGCGGATGCCAAAATAGAAAACAATCAGATCGTCCTGTCTAGCGATGAGATCAATCAGCCCATCTATGTCCGCTATGCGTGGCAGGACAACCCTATGGACGTCAACTTCTACAACCAAGAAGGGCTACCTGCCTCCCCCTTCCAGACCCAACTGACCGATGCGCTATGGTTTGGCAAGAAAGCCACCGTCGTACTGACCTACGACGATGCACTCAACGTCCACCTCGACAATGCCCTACCCGTACTGGATTCGCTGGGGCTCAAAGCTACCTTCTACATCTCTGCTGATGCGCCTGGCTTCAAGTACAGAACCTACGAATGGAAGAAAGCTGCGCAAAACGGACACGAACTGGGCAACCACACCCTCTACCACCCTTGCCTCGGTGGAGACGGACGCGCGTGGGTATCCGATGACAATGACCTCAGAAACTACTCCGTGCCTCAGATGGTGCGGGAGATCGACATGACCAACCTCATGCTCCAGACGTTAGATGGGAAGTCAAAACGCACCTATGCGTACACTTGCGGTGACAAGGAGACAGGTGAAGGTTCATTTGTGAAGGAAATAGAAGGAAAGTTCGTGGCGCTACGTGGTGTCCAGTCTGGGCTCAACCACCTCGGCACCCTAGACATGACTGACCTCCGCTGCAACTCCATCGTCGATACCCCTGCATCAGATATGATTGCCTGGGCGGAGCAAGCCAAGAAAGAAAATGCCATGCTCATCCTCCTCTTTCATGGGGTCGGTGGAGAGCATTCGCTCAATGCTGCACTAGCTGATCATAAGGAGTTCCTAGAGTACCTCCAGGCCAATAAAGACGACCTATGGATCACCACTCTAGAAGATGCTGCAAAGCACATTCTCAAACAACAGAAGAAGTAG
- the galB gene encoding beta-galactosidase GalB, which translates to MTMKTTRQYLYLYPVLVSLVTTSLWSCQSSPQSPPRERISINDNWRFYKYENIEKTDNLIYDVRPEITDTNDDKQADSKPTEAVEVEATQETLKAWIMPTGNRFIKDPTKHYTRPKGNPGKDFPFVQSDFDDQNWQAVELPHDWAIEEPFYAGWDTPVGGGMGRLPSPGVAWYRRTLDISTADQGKSIFLDIDGAMSYAMVWINGQLAGGWPYGYSSWRLDLTPYLHYGGPNQLAIRIDNPAHSSRWYPGGGIYRNVWLVKTEPIHIAQWGTSIRTKDLSASQATILLDVTIDHDGNENQNIAIQTDIFVLNEDGSIGDKTVAAFAKKTISMTAQNSSTIQSTLTLDNPRLWGPPPTQSPNRYVAITTLTSEGQTIDEYRTPFGIRAISYDADKGFFVNGEKVYLKGVNQHHDLGALGAAFNARAAERQLEMLKELGCNAIRMAHNPPAPELLEMTDRMGFLVIDEMYDCWARKKTPHDFHLIFPEWHEQDLRALVRRDRNHPSIILWSTGNEVGEQYTGEEGAKIALRLREIVNEEDPTRPTSASMNYAKPGMPLPETMEVLNLNYQGEGIRNAPAYAHLKGINTSPLYPRFHQAFPDKIIISSENAAALSSRGTYLFPVNEGVSAPISDGLGGDPKTGYVSSYELYTADFGSSADKVFATIDQHPYVAGGFVWSGWDYLGEPTPYYLSRSSYFGLIDLAGFKKDRFYLYQSRWRPELPMAHILPHWNWSNRLGKITPVHVFTSGDEAELFLNGESLGRKKKGAYEYRLRWDDVLYEPGELKVIAYRDGKEWAEETIKTTDSPTQLTLTTDRQSILGDGKDLAFVTVAVTDQNGLTVPNAMNDITFSIEGPGEIIATDNGDPTSLVAFPSLERKAFNGVALAIVKPNKGQAGTITIKAVSSGLKNAEVTIEVIQ; encoded by the coding sequence ATGACTATGAAGACAACGCGACAGTATCTCTATTTGTACCCCGTATTGGTATCCCTCGTGACCACATCACTCTGGAGCTGCCAATCCTCCCCTCAGTCTCCACCACGAGAGCGAATCTCCATCAATGACAATTGGCGATTCTACAAATATGAAAACATAGAGAAGACGGATAATCTCATCTACGATGTACGCCCTGAGATCACTGACACCAACGACGACAAACAGGCTGACTCTAAACCAACAGAAGCCGTCGAGGTAGAAGCCACCCAAGAAACGCTCAAAGCGTGGATCATGCCAACAGGCAATCGCTTCATCAAAGACCCCACGAAACACTACACCAGACCAAAAGGCAATCCCGGCAAAGACTTTCCCTTCGTTCAAAGTGACTTTGACGATCAAAATTGGCAAGCTGTGGAGCTACCTCATGACTGGGCCATCGAAGAGCCCTTCTACGCAGGATGGGACACTCCCGTAGGTGGTGGCATGGGACGACTCCCTAGTCCAGGCGTAGCATGGTACCGCCGAACCCTCGACATCTCTACTGCCGACCAAGGCAAATCCATCTTCTTGGATATAGATGGTGCCATGTCCTACGCTATGGTCTGGATCAACGGCCAACTGGCAGGTGGCTGGCCCTATGGGTACTCCTCATGGAGACTGGACTTGACTCCCTACCTCCACTACGGCGGACCGAACCAACTCGCGATACGCATCGACAACCCCGCACACTCCTCACGGTGGTATCCCGGTGGTGGCATCTACCGCAATGTATGGCTCGTCAAAACAGAACCTATCCACATCGCACAGTGGGGTACAAGCATCCGAACCAAAGACTTATCTGCATCCCAAGCGACCATTCTCCTAGACGTGACGATTGACCATGATGGGAATGAAAACCAAAACATAGCTATTCAAACAGACATCTTTGTACTCAACGAAGATGGGTCGATTGGAGACAAAACTGTCGCGGCATTCGCCAAAAAAACAATCAGCATGACTGCTCAAAACAGCAGTACGATCCAATCGACACTGACGCTCGACAACCCTCGACTATGGGGACCACCACCTACCCAATCCCCCAACCGATACGTAGCGATCACTACCCTCACCAGCGAGGGACAAACCATCGATGAGTACCGCACGCCATTTGGGATACGGGCCATTTCCTACGATGCAGACAAGGGCTTCTTCGTCAATGGCGAAAAAGTCTACCTCAAAGGTGTGAACCAACACCACGACCTTGGAGCTTTGGGAGCGGCTTTCAATGCCCGTGCGGCAGAGCGACAGCTCGAAATGCTCAAAGAACTAGGCTGCAATGCCATTCGTATGGCGCACAATCCTCCTGCTCCCGAACTACTGGAGATGACCGATCGCATGGGTTTCTTGGTCATCGACGAGATGTACGATTGCTGGGCGCGAAAAAAGACCCCGCATGATTTTCACTTGATCTTCCCAGAATGGCACGAGCAAGACCTCCGCGCACTGGTGCGACGTGACCGCAACCACCCCTCTATCATCCTATGGAGTACGGGCAATGAAGTCGGTGAGCAATACACAGGAGAAGAAGGGGCAAAAATTGCCCTGCGCTTACGAGAAATCGTCAATGAGGAAGACCCCACACGCCCTACTTCCGCATCGATGAACTATGCCAAGCCTGGCATGCCACTGCCAGAAACTATGGAAGTCCTCAACCTCAACTACCAAGGTGAAGGCATCCGAAATGCCCCAGCCTATGCCCACCTCAAAGGCATCAACACTTCGCCGCTTTACCCTCGCTTTCACCAAGCCTTCCCAGACAAAATCATCATCAGCAGCGAAAACGCCGCTGCACTCAGTAGCCGTGGCACCTACCTGTTCCCTGTCAATGAAGGTGTCAGCGCCCCTATCAGCGACGGTCTAGGTGGTGACCCCAAAACTGGCTATGTTAGTTCGTATGAGCTGTACACGGCAGACTTTGGTTCATCGGCGGATAAGGTGTTTGCTACTATCGACCAGCACCCCTATGTGGCAGGTGGATTCGTCTGGAGCGGATGGGACTATCTGGGAGAACCTACACCCTACTACCTCTCACGTAGCTCGTATTTTGGACTGATCGATCTCGCAGGATTCAAAAAAGACCGGTTCTACCTCTACCAGTCTCGATGGAGACCCGAGCTACCGATGGCGCACATCCTACCCCACTGGAACTGGTCAAATCGCTTGGGCAAAATCACTCCCGTGCATGTCTTTACTTCGGGAGACGAAGCAGAGCTCTTCCTCAACGGAGAATCTCTCGGACGCAAAAAGAAAGGAGCATACGAATACCGTCTGCGCTGGGATGATGTCCTCTACGAGCCAGGCGAACTCAAAGTCATCGCCTACAGGGATGGGAAAGAATGGGCTGAAGAGACGATCAAAACCACAGACTCACCTACTCAACTGACGCTCACAACAGACAGACAAAGCATCCTAGGCGATGGCAAAGACTTGGCGTTTGTCACAGTAGCGGTCACCGACCAAAACGGGCTCACAGTCCCCAATGCCATGAACGACATCACCTTCTCTATAGAGGGACCTGGAGAGATAATCGCCACGGACAACGGCGACCCGACGAGCTTGGTAGCTTTCCCATCCCTAGAACGCAAAGCCTTCAACGGAGTAGCACTAGCAATTGTAAAACCCAACAAAGGGCAAGCTGGGACGATTACGATCAAAGCAGTATCTTCTGGTTTGAAAAACGCAGAGGTCACGATTGAAGTCATTCAATAA
- a CDS encoding GlxA family transcriptional regulator, translating into MKHISILVPEGDTSLSNLEATHKMFTMANGHLERTGQCPLFDVHLVGQTKESQISNGIFSIKPDLTIDEVDHTDLIIIPAIHGDIRTVLKLNQAFVPWIIDQYQKGSEVASLCIGAFLLAQTGLLDGKNCATHWLMTREFREMYPDINLVDDKIITDQQGVYTSGGAYSSLNLILYLIEKFVGRDMAVLSSKIFEIDINRHSQSPFIIFKGQKDHDDDVVKKAQEYLETHYAEKVIMDELCERFAVSRRTFERRFKKATTNTVIEYMQRIRVEAAKRDLEIGKKNVTEVMYNTGYNDAKAFREVFKKHVGISPLEYRQKYMRGYAEQNHP; encoded by the coding sequence ATGAAACACATCTCCATTCTCGTACCCGAAGGGGACACTAGCCTCAGCAACCTAGAAGCTACCCACAAGATGTTTACGATGGCCAATGGCCATTTGGAACGCACAGGGCAATGCCCTCTCTTTGATGTGCACTTGGTCGGTCAGACCAAGGAAAGTCAAATCAGCAACGGTATATTCAGTATAAAGCCAGACCTAACGATCGACGAGGTGGATCATACTGACCTCATCATCATCCCCGCCATTCATGGGGATATTCGTACGGTTTTGAAGCTCAACCAGGCTTTCGTCCCTTGGATCATCGATCAGTATCAAAAAGGATCTGAAGTAGCAAGTCTCTGCATCGGAGCTTTCTTACTGGCCCAAACGGGGCTTTTGGATGGAAAAAACTGTGCGACGCACTGGCTGATGACGAGGGAGTTTCGAGAGATGTACCCTGATATCAATCTCGTGGATGATAAAATCATCACCGACCAACAGGGTGTCTACACGAGTGGTGGCGCTTACTCCTCATTGAACCTCATCCTCTACCTCATCGAGAAATTTGTCGGTAGAGACATGGCAGTACTCTCTTCCAAAATATTCGAAATCGACATCAACCGACACAGCCAATCCCCCTTCATTATCTTCAAAGGACAAAAGGATCATGACGATGATGTCGTAAAGAAAGCTCAAGAATATCTGGAGACCCATTATGCTGAGAAAGTGATAATGGACGAACTCTGTGAGCGTTTCGCTGTAAGCCGAAGAACCTTTGAACGAAGGTTCAAAAAAGCGACCACAAACACAGTCATCGAATATATGCAGCGCATACGAGTCGAGGCAGCCAAAAGAGACTTAGAAATAGGCAAAAAGAATGTCACCGAGGTGATGTACAATACAGGCTACAATGACGCCAAGGCTTTTAGAGAGGTATTTAAGAAACACGTAGGAATCAGTCCATTAGAGTACCGGCAGAAGTACATGAGAGGATATGCTGAGCAAAATCATCCATAA
- a CDS encoding VOC family protein: MKQDLWLNLPVKDLEKTKAFFSELGFEALRDAPDMIGFRIGGVPVMMVTHAQFEKYAIQTITDTSKSTEVLISVGAPDKEYVDDMAVKVAALGGEVFSPPADIQGWMYGCAFADLDGHRWNLLYMSDH, from the coding sequence ATGAAACAAGATTTGTGGCTCAATTTGCCGGTAAAAGACCTAGAGAAAACGAAAGCCTTTTTTAGTGAGTTAGGCTTTGAAGCCTTGCGTGATGCTCCCGACATGATTGGATTCAGAATCGGAGGTGTGCCTGTCATGATGGTGACTCACGCACAGTTCGAAAAATATGCTATACAAACCATCACAGATACCTCTAAGAGTACGGAAGTACTCATCTCGGTAGGGGCACCAGACAAGGAGTATGTAGATGATATGGCTGTGAAAGTAGCAGCGCTAGGCGGTGAAGTATTTTCACCGCCGGCTGACATTCAAGGATGGATGTACGGCTGTGCCTTTGCTGATCTAGATGGGCACCGGTGGAATCTTTTATACATGAGCGATCATTGA
- a CDS encoding nuclear transport factor 2 family protein: MTKITVTPDCGNAPKKGFLKDFNIAFAKGNVDFIIEHVSDDIRWEIYGDQSIQGKEQFSKAINAMKNYVADEVIIHTIITHGKDASLQGEMKMTDKTYAFCDVYRFASAGSSIIKEIHSYVIETTH; this comes from the coding sequence ATGACTAAAATAACTGTAACCCCAGACTGTGGAAACGCTCCTAAGAAGGGTTTTCTCAAAGACTTTAACATCGCATTTGCCAAAGGGAATGTGGATTTCATCATCGAGCATGTCAGCGATGATATACGTTGGGAAATCTACGGAGACCAATCCATCCAAGGCAAAGAACAGTTCTCCAAAGCAATCAATGCCATGAAAAACTATGTAGCTGATGAAGTGATCATACATACAATCATCACCCATGGCAAAGATGCTTCACTCCAAGGGGAGATGAAGATGACGGATAAGACCTACGCTTTTTGTGATGTGTATCGCTTTGCCAGTGCTGGTAGCTCCATCATCAAAGAAATACATTCTTACGTGATAGAAACTACCCATTGA
- a CDS encoding VOC family protein, translated as MAAVSTYLNFSRNTEEAFNFYKSIFGGEFFGDGPMRFGDIPPQEGMPPMSEEDKNLIMHIELKILGCHNLMGTDAPESMGFQLNFGNNAYINLQPDTRVETKRLFDGLSKGGEVTQELQEMFWGDYYGSCIDQFGVQWMFNCGEK; from the coding sequence ATGGCAGCAGTAAGCACCTATCTCAATTTTTCTCGAAACACAGAGGAAGCATTCAATTTTTATAAGTCCATTTTTGGAGGGGAGTTCTTCGGAGATGGTCCTATGCGGTTTGGAGATATTCCCCCACAAGAAGGGATGCCTCCTATGTCCGAAGAGGACAAGAATCTAATCATGCATATCGAACTGAAAATATTGGGCTGTCACAACCTCATGGGGACAGACGCTCCTGAGTCGATGGGGTTCCAATTGAATTTTGGAAACAATGCCTATATCAATCTCCAGCCGGATACCCGTGTAGAAACCAAGCGTTTGTTTGATGGGTTGTCCAAAGGCGGAGAAGTGACCCAAGAGCTTCAGGAGATGTTTTGGGGGGACTACTATGGGAGCTGCATTGATCAGTTTGGAGTGCAGTGGATGTTCAACTGTGGAGAGAAATAA
- a CDS encoding methyltransferase type 11, which translates to MNQSDTLIPHDPLLSTVEVFKTNVTDEGQASSILGYLSAKWPDLSINFDLGDCDRILRVESPEGEVDIREIIKVVEGFNHMIERLY; encoded by the coding sequence ATGAACCAAAGCGATACCTTGATTCCTCATGACCCGCTTTTGTCTACGGTAGAAGTATTTAAAACCAACGTCACCGATGAAGGGCAGGCCAGTAGCATTTTGGGATATTTATCAGCCAAGTGGCCTGACCTGAGTATTAATTTCGACTTGGGCGATTGTGACCGCATCTTGAGAGTGGAGAGTCCAGAGGGTGAGGTAGATATCCGAGAAATCATCAAAGTTGTGGAGGGGTTCAATCATATGATCGAAAGACTGTACTAA